From the Chryseobacterium fluminis genome, the window CTTTTTACACCTAGACAAGTACTGGAACTGCTAGAGAAAAAATTAGATCAGCCTATAGAATTTGTACAGGTTCCTTTAGAAATGCTTTATCAGCAAAGTGAAATATTTGCAAAACTGGTAGAGATGGTAGCAAAAGAAGGATACGATCCTATCGATGATAAGCTGATATCATCCTGGTTACCAAAATTGACAAGCTTCGAAGAATGGCTGGATGATACAGGCATTGAAAAGATCAGGGGATTACAATCTTTTGGTAATCTTTAATCAAGAATAAATCAAAAAAGCGGCTTTTTGCCGGTTTTTCAATATGAAACTTTATGATAATATCGGCTGGTCATTAAGTGAGACGATAAAGACTTAGGGCATCAGTATTGCCACTCAGGAAATGGCAGGGCTCCACTGTCCTTTCCAGGATCATGATAACTTGATTTCCATTGACTAAGTATGAGCGGAATTGCGAAGCACATCACGTATACCAAAATAAAATAAAAACTAATGCATAAAAGGAAATTGTTATAATAATGCTGTAGCGAAGAATTTTTTAAAACTCTGAAAACCGAACTTGTCTATCAAAATAAATATTAAACTGGAGATCTTGTCAAAAAAGTCTCAAAATTTAATATTGAACCATTCTTAAAATGTAGCATAAAGAGTATATAAATTTTATCTCAAAAATAGTTACAAGTTCAATCTAATCGTTAATGATGGAATGTTTTTCAGTGCACCAAGAGGAAAAGGTTTTAAAAACCCGATTCATCACAATAATTAAGATGTTAAAATTCGATACTATTCACCTAATTAAACGAGGAACGAAATTCCACGGGTGAGAGATTGGTTTTTGCTTTGAATAATTTACTGAAAGACTGGCTGTGCTCAAAACCTAGTTGATAAGCAATTTCACTAATGGATAGATCTGATGTGGACAGCTTTATTTTGGATTCCTCTATAATTTTGTTCTGTATGTGCTGCATCGTACTCAGTCCGGTTAAATCCTTTAAAAGCCTGCTGAGATAACCGGGAGAAATATTTAATTCCTCCGTCAAAAATTTTACCGTAGGGAGTCCCTTTCCTGATAAATCATCAGCTTCATAATAACTGTTGAGAAAACTTTCCATCCGGTCAAGTATTTGGTGATTTGTAATTTTTCTGGTAATGAATTGTCTTTGGTAAAACCTTTCAGAATAGTTCAGCAGCGTTTCGATCTGGGAAATGATGATATCCTGGCAGAATTTATCAATATTGGAATGGTGTTCCTGCCTGATGTTCTGAATAATACCATTAAGGATGCTTTCTTCGGTATCTGATAAAAACAGTGCCTCGTTCACTGAATAGTCAAAGAATTCATAATGCTTTATTTTTTTCGCCAGCGCTGCATTCCAGAAAAAATCAGGATGTACCAGTAACATCCAGCCTGATTTATCATCCTGCTTCCCCTGGCGTACTTCAACGTTAAACACCTGTCCGGGTGCTATGAAGAATAGTATACCTTCGTCGAAATCATATTGCTGTTGTCCATATTTTAGCTTAGTAGCCACGTTTCTTTTGAGTGATATGG encodes:
- a CDS encoding helix-turn-helix domain-containing protein gives rise to the protein MKEVRKLKSLIEFHRSRGLLPPQHPLISVVDYADVRLSPENNNVNWVFDFYSISLKRNVATKLKYGQQQYDFDEGILFFIAPGQVFNVEVRQGKQDDKSGWMLLVHPDFFWNAALAKKIKHYEFFDYSVNEALFLSDTEESILNGIIQNIRQEHHSNIDKFCQDIIISQIETLLNYSERFYQRQFITRKITNHQILDRMESFLNSYYEADDLSGKGLPTVKFLTEELNISPGYLSRLLKDLTGLSTMQHIQNKIIEESKIKLSTSDLSISEIAYQLGFEHSQSFSKLFKAKTNLSPVEFRSSFN